Proteins from a single region of Candidatus Latescibacter sp.:
- the rpsU gene encoding 30S ribosomal protein S21 has protein sequence MPGVIVREQEPFEKALKRFKKACEKAGIISDMKKHQHFEKPSERKKRKINAAKRKKIKLEKAFG, from the coding sequence ATGCCAGGAGTTATTGTTCGTGAACAGGAACCGTTCGAGAAAGCGCTGAAAAGATTCAAAAAGGCCTGCGAAAAGGCTGGAATTATATCCGACATGAAAAAGCATCAGCATTTCGAAAAACCCAGCGAAAGGAAAAAACGCAAGATCAATGCGGCAAAACGCAAAAAGATCAAGCTGGAAAAAGCCTTTGGTTAG
- a CDS encoding CvpA family protein — translation MNILDTIVILLILVMGIAGFREGLVRGAVKLAGFIITVVAMAVFAEPIGKLAGWLPLVPHKAAVILAFLAVFILGSVLFAILGNILRKVVHLTPLGMLDSGMGTLFGILKAVFLGGILALLLSLMPQNSFWNKQYGSSLSGPPMTRLISRSIPVITLGGIKLFKHFSREPVFPEPRKKPHAPSNII, via the coding sequence ATGAATATACTGGATACGATTGTTATACTGTTAATCCTGGTAATGGGAATTGCCGGCTTTCGCGAGGGGCTGGTACGAGGAGCGGTCAAACTTGCCGGTTTCATCATAACCGTCGTTGCCATGGCGGTTTTTGCCGAGCCGATCGGAAAGCTCGCCGGCTGGCTGCCCCTGGTTCCCCACAAAGCGGCGGTAATACTGGCTTTTCTGGCTGTGTTTATCCTCGGATCTGTTCTCTTTGCCATCCTCGGAAATATCCTCCGCAAGGTTGTTCATCTTACTCCCCTGGGAATGCTCGACAGCGGTATGGGCACGCTTTTCGGCATCCTCAAAGCCGTTTTCCTGGGGGGGATTCTGGCTCTGCTTCTTTCCCTGATGCCTCAGAATAGTTTTTGGAATAAGCAGTATGGATCATCTCTCAGCGGCCCCCCGATGACCCGGCTTATCTCACGATCCATACCGGTGATCACTCTAGGAGGAATCAAATTGTTTAAACATTTTTCACGAGAACCTGTTTTCCCGGAACCAAGGAAAAAGCCCCATGCCCCTTCCAATATCATTTGA
- a CDS encoding Cof-type HAD-IIB family hydrolase — MTERKHNKESNDTAKGLLAIDVDGTLITDHGVITDAVYSALERVIHAGWEIVIATGRTWYAAQQVIESLPFVRYALFSNGACIINVREAGILRLDKIPPEVSREVIGAVRANGAIPVLYNTNIFNQSMFYDTLENACEYFTWYLTNDRRSVRVRDILEHADDVMQIGMIEDRHTIFRIRQALQKYPVSVMSLPFESAHFGGKDHEFWFLQIMGENVSKNRALHSMAGWLEIPKGRIVAVGDNYNDADMIAGADVGVAMGNAPEEIRKLARVVVASNNDSGLAEVVEKVVLSERFFK, encoded by the coding sequence GTGACCGAAAGAAAGCACAATAAGGAAAGTAACGATACTGCAAAAGGTCTTTTGGCGATCGATGTTGACGGGACCCTTATCACAGATCACGGAGTCATCACAGACGCGGTATACAGCGCGCTGGAGAGAGTTATCCACGCCGGCTGGGAAATCGTCATCGCCACCGGCCGCACCTGGTATGCCGCCCAGCAGGTGATAGAGAGCCTTCCCTTTGTCCGCTATGCCCTGTTCAGCAACGGCGCCTGTATTATTAACGTGCGGGAGGCGGGTATTCTGCGCCTGGATAAAATCCCTCCCGAGGTATCACGAGAAGTTATCGGGGCTGTTCGGGCAAACGGGGCCATACCGGTTCTTTACAACACGAACATTTTCAATCAGAGCATGTTCTATGACACCCTTGAAAACGCCTGCGAGTACTTTACCTGGTATCTGACCAACGACCGCCGGAGCGTCCGGGTTCGGGATATTCTGGAGCATGCAGATGATGTCATGCAGATCGGCATGATTGAGGACCGTCACACGATCTTCCGGATCAGGCAGGCGCTTCAAAAGTATCCGGTTAGCGTGATGTCGCTTCCCTTTGAGAGCGCGCATTTCGGGGGAAAGGATCACGAGTTCTGGTTTCTCCAGATCATGGGTGAGAATGTCTCCAAAAACCGTGCGCTCCACTCTATGGCCGGATGGCTGGAGATACCGAAGGGAAGAATCGTTGCGGTGGGCGACAATTACAACGACGCCGACATGATTGCAGGCGCCGATGTCGGAGTAGCCATGGGGAATGCCCCGGAAGAAATCCGGAAACTGGCCAGGGTTGTGGTGGCGTCAAATAACGATTCCGGCCTGGCGGAAGTGGTAGAAAAGGTGGTTTTGTCGGAGCGGTTTTTCAAATAG
- a CDS encoding replication-associated recombination protein A, whose product MKLLPEEPDLFEKPDSENKEGAETKRHSLAERLRPETLEEFVGQEHLVGKEAFLSEAIRKDQISSIILWGPPGSGKTTLARLIGHYTDAEFVSFSAVVSGVKDIREVIAYARQSKKKTILFVDEIHRFNKAQQDAFLPYIEDGTIILIGATTENPSFEVIAPLLSRSRVLVLDPLTEEQIRRIVSHAVEDRERGLGNTVAGIEDKATEALVSFSGGDARRALNTLEQASILARKGGKKGRIVTLSDVEKAAQRRMLRYDRAGEEHYNIISAIHKSMRGSDPDAALYWFARMLEGGEDPLYIARRVVRFAAEDIGIADSHALQVAIAATEAYRFLGTPEGELAIAQAIVYCATAPKSNAVYTAYSEARHDARQFGELPVPFHIRNAPTPLMRELGYGRGYVYDHETEDRFSGQEHLPEKLLGKVYYHPTGFGYEKIVGERLRWWADQKRKIREEEKGKETSE is encoded by the coding sequence ATGAAACTCCTACCGGAAGAACCGGATCTATTCGAGAAACCTGACTCCGAGAATAAAGAAGGGGCTGAAACAAAACGCCATTCCCTGGCCGAGCGCCTGCGTCCTGAAACACTCGAGGAATTCGTGGGGCAGGAGCACCTGGTCGGGAAAGAGGCGTTTCTTTCGGAGGCGATCAGAAAGGATCAGATATCTTCGATTATCCTCTGGGGGCCGCCCGGTTCAGGGAAAACCACCCTGGCAAGATTGATCGGCCATTATACCGATGCGGAGTTTGTATCTTTTTCCGCAGTGGTCAGCGGTGTCAAAGACATTCGTGAAGTGATAGCCTATGCCCGTCAAAGCAAGAAAAAAACCATCCTGTTCGTGGATGAGATTCACCGGTTCAACAAAGCCCAGCAGGATGCCTTCCTGCCGTATATCGAAGACGGCACCATCATTCTCATCGGGGCGACAACCGAGAATCCCTCGTTCGAGGTGATAGCGCCGCTCCTTTCACGGTCACGGGTGCTGGTGCTGGATCCGCTCACCGAGGAGCAGATTCGCAGGATAGTCTCTCATGCGGTAGAGGACAGGGAGCGTGGATTGGGGAATACCGTTGCCGGAATCGAGGATAAAGCCACTGAAGCTCTGGTGTCATTCAGCGGAGGGGATGCCCGCCGCGCGCTGAATACCCTTGAGCAGGCGTCAATCCTGGCAAGGAAGGGAGGAAAGAAAGGCCGGATTGTCACTCTCTCCGATGTGGAAAAAGCCGCCCAGCGGAGAATGCTCCGCTATGACCGCGCCGGCGAGGAGCACTATAATATCATCTCGGCAATCCACAAAAGCATGCGCGGCTCAGACCCGGATGCAGCTCTCTACTGGTTTGCCCGTATGCTCGAGGGAGGAGAGGACCCCCTGTATATCGCGCGCCGTGTGGTGCGGTTCGCCGCGGAGGACATCGGAATCGCGGATTCCCATGCCCTGCAGGTGGCCATAGCCGCCACCGAAGCCTACCGTTTCCTGGGGACGCCGGAGGGTGAGCTGGCCATCGCCCAGGCCATTGTGTACTGCGCGACCGCACCGAAATCCAATGCGGTATATACGGCATATTCGGAAGCGCGCCATGACGCCCGTCAGTTCGGGGAGCTTCCGGTGCCTTTCCATATCCGGAATGCCCCCACTCCGCTCATGCGTGAGCTGGGATACGGGAGGGGCTACGTCTATGACCACGAAACCGAAGACCGATTTTCCGGGCAGGAGCATCTCCCCGAAAAGCTCCTGGGGAAGGTGTATTACCACCCAACCGGTTTCGGCTATGAAAAAATCGTGGGAGAACGCCTGAGATGGTGGGCGGACCAGAAACGAAAAATACGGGAAGAAGAGAAAGGGAAGGAAACGAGCGAGTGA
- a CDS encoding Ig-like domain-containing protein has product MKRSMCLMAVSAVLALTTFMVSPGVTYAKGSGPITTVTVSPDSATVQVGGEIQFSAKALDAGGAAVDTTFTWSVNRTDLGSIDKTGLFKALKAGEVIITATAGVKKGNARVTVIAGSATTGGATAKKVEISPKKETVIVGKTLQFEAAARDSLNRRIQTVITWSVSDQKIGSVDGNGLFKGLAAGSVMVIAKAGAVSDTAKVTVIAEQPPVQEPTVAILQIYPEKASVAVGATVKFEAGLKDAKGNEVQATVKWAVNNKTLGSVDDTGLFKALAAGDVQVIASTGAAADTAFVTVTQGEPPVDAGVNQVAIFRQLPDGKITKFGSGTVENGTVTIGGIPHPLNFLNGMKLTFPKNSLHEDITITFKLPVFAKVDDVARNVTFGDNIVAGVTFEVTVDGAVKSPYKFDIPLELTLPFKRGLLDKMGITPSKIGMFFASASGQLQNDPGITDVKVDSLANVITGKVAHFSTIVIAPAPTGPTEVENSIPQDFQLLQNMPNPFNPTTIIAFRIPEASWVTLSIYNILGQEVKTLVNSRMNAGRYSVVWDATDSRGATVTSGVYFYLLKAGGKSTSMKLMFMK; this is encoded by the coding sequence ATGAAACGCTCGATGTGTCTCATGGCGGTGTCAGCGGTTTTGGCGCTCACGACGTTTATGGTAAGTCCAGGAGTAACGTATGCTAAAGGATCGGGGCCGATTACCACAGTAACCGTATCGCCTGATTCTGCAACAGTACAGGTTGGAGGTGAAATTCAATTTTCAGCTAAAGCTCTTGATGCTGGCGGCGCTGCGGTTGATACCACCTTTACCTGGTCGGTCAACAGAACAGATCTCGGTTCCATCGATAAGACCGGCCTCTTCAAAGCTTTGAAGGCGGGAGAAGTCATAATTACCGCAACTGCTGGAGTTAAGAAAGGCAATGCCCGGGTTACAGTGATTGCAGGAAGCGCCACAACCGGAGGAGCAACAGCCAAAAAGGTTGAAATTTCCCCCAAAAAGGAAACGGTCATCGTAGGTAAAACCCTCCAGTTTGAGGCCGCAGCCAGAGATTCCCTCAACAGACGGATACAAACTGTCATAACCTGGTCTGTGTCCGACCAGAAGATCGGTTCCGTTGATGGAAACGGGCTGTTCAAGGGATTGGCGGCGGGGAGTGTGATGGTGATTGCCAAAGCCGGTGCTGTGTCTGATACTGCGAAGGTTACAGTAATTGCCGAACAGCCGCCGGTGCAGGAACCGACGGTGGCAATCCTTCAGATCTATCCGGAGAAAGCGAGTGTTGCGGTTGGTGCGACCGTCAAGTTCGAAGCAGGCCTCAAAGATGCAAAAGGGAACGAAGTCCAGGCGACTGTTAAATGGGCGGTAAACAACAAGACGCTGGGCTCAGTCGACGATACCGGGCTTTTTAAGGCCCTTGCGGCCGGAGACGTCCAGGTTATCGCATCAACTGGGGCGGCGGCGGATACGGCGTTCGTTACGGTCACCCAGGGGGAACCTCCTGTGGATGCCGGCGTCAACCAAGTCGCCATTTTCCGGCAGTTACCGGACGGTAAAATCACGAAATTCGGATCGGGTACGGTTGAGAACGGCACTGTCACCATCGGGGGAATACCTCATCCGCTCAATTTTTTAAACGGCATGAAGCTCACCTTCCCCAAAAATTCCCTGCATGAAGATATTACCATTACATTCAAACTACCCGTATTTGCCAAGGTTGACGATGTTGCCAGGAATGTGACATTTGGGGATAACATTGTTGCCGGAGTAACCTTTGAAGTTACAGTCGATGGAGCAGTGAAAAGCCCTTACAAATTCGATATTCCCCTGGAGCTTACCTTGCCGTTCAAACGAGGCCTTCTGGACAAAATGGGTATTACTCCCTCCAAGATTGGGATGTTCTTTGCCTCGGCTTCGGGACAGCTTCAGAATGATCCCGGCATTACTGATGTGAAAGTTGATTCGTTGGCGAATGTCATCACCGGGAAAGTGGCGCACTTCTCCACAATCGTAATCGCGCCTGCCCCAACAGGGCCGACCGAAGTGGAAAACTCCATTCCTCAGGATTTCCAGCTCCTGCAGAACATGCCGAATCCTTTCAACCCGACCACAATCATTGCATTCCGAATACCCGAAGCTTCATGGGTAACGCTGAGTATTTATAATATTCTCGGTCAGGAAGTTAAAACGCTGGTTAATTCCAGGATGAATGCCGGGAGATATTCGGTGGTATGGGATGCAACAGACAGCAGGGGCGCCACAGTGACCAGCGGTGTTTATTTCTATCTGCTGAAAGCCGGCGGCAAATCCACCTCGATGAAACTGATGTTTATGAAGTAA
- a CDS encoding ArgE/DapE family deacylase — protein MVDVDKCLNMLDEKEVIQVTQEMVRIPSLTRYEGLGMVNFMERWCKDLGIPVRIYPYNTDRANFFADFGATGGPGRYIFNGHMDTKPVEGMTVDPFGAEIRNGKMYGRGACDMKGGIAGILCAFKALVRAGFRPRGGITFFSDIDEEFGGTAGYYWARQQGLYAGYEGLISCEPTELEVQIGNRGCFVTAFETIGKSAHSGLAYLGVNAIHNMVLFITEYLKLPYLNVENQWFGRCTVNFEKIDGGLYLSAVPDRCIACLDSRIIPETPPEMIQQQLNELMDRLNHEHGINIHETKEPEGWRVRSYKAKAETIPADHPLTLRAIRAYEKATGKKAVISGCPGITIAMVLIEMGIPAIIFGPGSIAQAHTEDEFVPLADLVEAARSYTALMAGM, from the coding sequence ATGGTCGATGTGGACAAATGCCTGAACATGCTTGACGAAAAAGAAGTTATCCAGGTCACTCAGGAGATGGTGCGAATACCTTCTCTCACCCGATATGAGGGGCTGGGCATGGTGAATTTCATGGAGCGCTGGTGCAAAGACCTGGGCATCCCTGTGCGAATTTATCCATACAATACCGACCGGGCGAATTTCTTTGCGGACTTCGGAGCGACCGGCGGGCCGGGCAGGTACATCTTCAACGGCCACATGGACACGAAACCGGTGGAGGGGATGACAGTCGATCCCTTCGGCGCGGAAATCCGTAACGGCAAGATGTACGGCCGCGGCGCCTGCGACATGAAAGGCGGAATCGCCGGCATTCTCTGCGCTTTCAAGGCGCTGGTCCGCGCAGGATTCAGACCACGGGGCGGGATTACTTTTTTCAGCGACATCGATGAGGAGTTCGGAGGGACAGCCGGTTACTACTGGGCAAGGCAGCAGGGGCTTTATGCAGGATACGAGGGGCTTATCTCCTGCGAGCCGACCGAACTGGAGGTGCAGATCGGAAATCGCGGCTGCTTTGTTACCGCGTTCGAAACCATAGGGAAGTCGGCGCATTCCGGCCTCGCTTACCTCGGAGTCAACGCCATCCACAACATGGTCCTTTTCATCACCGAATATCTGAAGCTTCCCTACCTGAATGTGGAAAATCAATGGTTCGGCAGGTGCACGGTAAATTTCGAAAAAATCGATGGGGGGCTCTATCTCTCCGCGGTGCCCGACCGCTGCATCGCCTGCCTGGACTCGCGCATCATCCCCGAAACCCCTCCGGAGATGATCCAGCAGCAGCTCAATGAACTCATGGATCGTTTGAACCATGAGCACGGCATCAATATCCACGAAACCAAAGAGCCGGAAGGCTGGCGGGTGCGAAGCTACAAGGCCAAGGCGGAAACAATCCCGGCCGACCATCCGCTCACTCTCCGCGCCATCAGGGCGTATGAAAAGGCGACAGGGAAAAAGGCCGTCATTTCCGGCTGTCCGGGGATAACCATCGCCATGGTGTTGATTGAAATGGGTATTCCCGCCATTATTTTCGGCCCCGGCTCCATCGCCCAGGCTCACACCGAAGATGAATTCGTTCCGCTCGCCGACCTGGTGGAAGCCGCCCGGAGCTATACGGCGCTCATGGCGGGAATGTAA